The genomic window CACGACAATATCGAGGGATGCGTCGTCAAACGCACGCCCGTAGGAAAAACCGAGACGGCGGTTGCCGCTTCCATTTAAACAAACGCGGAGGCCAAAGCCGAGACTGTCCCTGTTTTCCACCGCGTCAGGTTTTTGCTCTTTCACGGTGATGGAAAGGCCCCGGCTTCGTTTGAGGTAAATCTCGAAGTCTTTGACCTGCTTCCGGGCGGCGGCATTTTTTATTTTTTGCAAAAGTGCGTCCATATCAACCTAGTCGGCCTTTTGGTTTCCGGGAGTCATGAAAGGTTTCTTGAACTGTTTGAGCGCACCTTAAAAACATCGCCAACCGGAACAAACCAAGCCCCAATCGACAACTAAAGTGGCGATTATAACGACCGCGAGTTTTCAAGAAACCTGAAATGACTCTGGGAACCAAAAGGCCGCTACTTATCAGCCGAGCGCAACATCTCTCGCGCATGTTCTTTGGTTTTTGCCGTCACGGCAATCCCCCCCAGCATCCGCGCGATCTCCTCCTCCCGTTCCGTCCGCTCCAACGGGCGCGCCTCCGTGAAGGTCCGCCGGTTTTTCACCCCTTTGGTGATCACATAGTGCCGGTTTGCATGCGAGGCGACCTGCGGCAGATGGGTGACGCATAGAACCTGATTCGATTGCGCCATCGCCTTTAATTTTTTCCCAACCACAAAGGCCACTGCGCCCCCAATGCCGCTGTCCACCTCGTCGAAAATACAGGTCATTGGCCAGGGACGCGCCCCCAACACCTGCTTGATCGCCAAAAGAACCCGTGACAGTTCGCCG from Deltaproteobacteria bacterium includes these protein-coding regions:
- a CDS encoding DNA repair protein RecN; translation: DDLENFEDRLARKEKESALLTAELGEKASLLSEARKTAAVTLEKKIQRELAELSMPGVVFSIKVISPGKPDGSLYKSSGFDEVRFDFAPNKGEPPRPLSRIVSGGELSRVLLAIKQVLGARPWPMTCIFDEVDSGIGGAVAFVVGKKLKAMAQSNQVLCVTHLPQVASHANRHYVITKGVKNRRTFTEARPLERTEREEEIARMLGGIAVTAKTKEHAREMLRSADK